One stretch of Saccharomonospora xinjiangensis XJ-54 DNA includes these proteins:
- a CDS encoding aldehyde dehydrogenase family protein, which yields MRDLYIDGAWTEATTSNGGRAVLNPYDGSTVTTVSEAGPDDVDAAVSAARRAFDEGSWPATPARERGDLLRRVAELLQRDREHIARQESLDTGKTLSEGRIDVDDVTNVFRYYAGLADADAGRVVDTGDPGVVSRIVHEPVGVCALIAPWNYPLLQMAWKVAPALAAGNTVVLKPSELTPLTTIILVRLLEEAGVPRGVVNLVLGDGATVGSAMVRHAAVDLVSFTGGLATGKKIMAMAAEGVKRVALELGGKNPNVVFADADFDTAVDYALAAAFVHSGQVCSAGARLIVQEQIHDEFVAELGRRADAIRLGNGLDEGTECGPLVSAEHRAKVERYIERTIAEGARLVAGGGRPSEPELANGYFLRPTVFAECTRDMTAVREEVFGPVVTVERFRDEAEAIRIANDTDYGLAGAVWTNDASVAQRVANALRHGTVWINDYHPYVPQAEWGGFGKSGIGRELGPTGLDEYREAKHIYHNINPAPMRWFSGAPKEG from the coding sequence ATGAGAGACCTCTACATCGACGGAGCCTGGACCGAGGCGACGACGTCGAACGGCGGCCGAGCCGTGCTCAACCCCTACGACGGCAGCACCGTGACGACCGTGTCCGAAGCCGGTCCGGACGATGTGGACGCCGCCGTGTCCGCAGCCCGGCGTGCCTTCGACGAGGGCTCGTGGCCCGCGACCCCCGCACGGGAGCGCGGTGACCTCCTGCGGCGGGTGGCCGAGCTGCTGCAGCGCGACCGGGAACACATCGCCCGGCAGGAGAGCCTCGACACGGGCAAGACCCTGAGCGAGGGCCGGATCGACGTGGACGACGTCACGAACGTCTTCCGCTACTACGCGGGACTGGCCGACGCTGACGCGGGCAGAGTGGTTGACACCGGTGACCCGGGAGTGGTCAGTCGGATCGTCCACGAACCGGTCGGGGTGTGTGCGCTCATCGCGCCGTGGAACTACCCGCTCCTCCAGATGGCCTGGAAGGTCGCACCCGCGCTGGCCGCAGGCAACACCGTGGTGCTCAAACCCAGCGAACTCACCCCGCTCACCACGATCATCCTCGTGCGCCTGCTGGAAGAGGCCGGGGTTCCCCGTGGCGTGGTCAACCTCGTGCTCGGCGACGGCGCGACCGTGGGCTCGGCCATGGTGCGCCACGCGGCGGTGGACCTGGTGTCGTTCACCGGCGGGCTCGCCACAGGCAAGAAGATCATGGCGATGGCCGCCGAGGGCGTGAAGCGGGTCGCGCTCGAACTCGGCGGCAAGAACCCCAACGTCGTCTTCGCCGACGCGGACTTCGACACCGCCGTCGATTACGCACTCGCCGCGGCGTTCGTCCACTCCGGTCAGGTGTGTTCGGCGGGAGCGCGGCTGATCGTGCAGGAACAGATCCACGACGAGTTCGTCGCCGAACTCGGTCGCAGGGCCGACGCCATCCGGCTCGGCAACGGTCTCGACGAGGGAACCGAGTGCGGCCCGCTCGTCTCGGCCGAGCATCGGGCCAAGGTGGAACGCTACATCGAACGCACGATCGCGGAGGGCGCCCGGCTCGTCGCCGGTGGAGGGCGCCCTTCCGAACCGGAACTGGCGAACGGGTACTTCCTGCGCCCGACCGTGTTCGCCGAGTGCACGCGCGACATGACCGCTGTCAGGGAAGAGGTGTTCGGGCCAGTCGTCACCGTCGAACGCTTCCGCGACGAGGCCGAGGCGATCCGCATCGCCAACGACACCGATTACGGACTCGCCGGTGCCGTGTGGACGAACGACGCCTCGGTGGCGCAGCGCGTCGCGAACGCGCTCAGGCACGGCACAGTCTGGATCAACGACTACCACCCCTACGTGCCGCAGGCCGAGTGGGGCGGGTTCGGCAAGTCGGGAATCGGGCGTGAGCTGGGACCGACCGGCCTCGACGAGTACCGCGAGGCCAAGCACATCTACCACAACATCAACCCGGCACCGATGCGCTGGTTCTCCGGCGCGCCCAAGGAGGGATGA